In Streptomyces seoulensis, the following are encoded in one genomic region:
- a CDS encoding STAS domain-containing protein, translating into MTLHQPVGFSVTVEAVDPRTIRLTLQGVLDFESGDEFLDVVGNALDAHAVEHGPALRELHINCAGLRLLDSSGLAALLTLRRRTHPAGVTLHLRHRPVQLIRMLALTGTTEYLTARADGTAEAVGPGGELADEAGSTSS; encoded by the coding sequence ATGACCCTCCACCAGCCCGTCGGCTTCTCCGTCACCGTCGAAGCCGTCGACCCGCGCACGATACGGCTGACGCTCCAGGGCGTCCTCGACTTCGAGTCCGGGGACGAGTTCCTCGACGTGGTCGGCAACGCACTGGACGCGCACGCCGTGGAGCACGGCCCGGCCCTGCGCGAGCTGCACATCAACTGCGCGGGCCTGCGCCTGCTCGACTCCAGCGGGCTGGCCGCCCTGCTCACGCTGCGCAGGCGGACCCATCCGGCGGGCGTCACCCTGCATCTGCGGCACCGGCCGGTGCAGCTGATCCGGATGCTGGCGCTCACCGGCACCACCGAGTACCTCACCGCCCGCGCGGACGGCACCGCCGAGGCGGTCGGGCCGGGCGGGGAACTCGCCGACGAGGCCGGCTCCACGTCGTCCTGA
- a CDS encoding alpha/beta fold hydrolase has translation MRVHSDGPDETTHQQGGEGAEDPESALVVRYAPKSPKAAVLTLHGGRADDVSASRPWHLAALRMRPVLRAVATGLPSDGILLGEVRYRHRGWNGGAAADDVLRALGELQERFGPLPVVLVGHSMGGRAALHAAAHPAVRGVLALAPWLPAAEPAVHLHGQRLVVLHGDADRITGADDSVDFVLRARTAGAHAGMVMITGAEHAMLRRLTTWHRLATEIVADLLRDHPAKDGTVAEATAPGAPAFLRI, from the coding sequence TTGAGAGTCCACAGCGACGGCCCGGACGAGACGACGCACCAGCAGGGCGGCGAGGGCGCGGAGGACCCCGAGAGCGCGCTGGTCGTCCGGTACGCCCCGAAGTCGCCGAAGGCCGCCGTGCTCACCCTGCACGGCGGCCGGGCCGACGACGTCTCCGCCAGCAGGCCCTGGCACCTCGCCGCGCTGCGCATGCGCCCCGTGCTGCGGGCGGTCGCCACCGGGCTGCCGTCGGACGGCATCCTGCTCGGCGAGGTGCGCTACCGGCACCGGGGCTGGAACGGCGGAGCCGCCGCCGACGACGTGCTGCGCGCGCTGGGCGAACTCCAGGAGAGGTTCGGCCCGCTGCCGGTCGTGCTGGTCGGCCACTCCATGGGCGGCCGCGCCGCCCTGCACGCCGCCGCCCACCCGGCCGTGCGCGGGGTGCTGGCGCTCGCGCCCTGGCTGCCCGCCGCCGAACCCGCCGTCCACCTGCACGGACAGCGGCTCGTGGTGCTGCACGGCGACGCCGACCGGATCACCGGCGCGGACGACTCGGTGGACTTCGTGCTGCGGGCCCGTACGGCCGGCGCGCACGCCGGAATGGTCATGATCACCGGGGCGGAACACGCCATGCTGCGCCGCCTGACCACCTGGCACCGGCTCGCCACCGAGATCGTCGCCGACCTGCTGCGCGACCACCCCGCGAAGGACGGCACGGTCGCCGAGGCCACCGCGCCCGGCGCACCGGCGTTCCTGCGGATCTGA
- a CDS encoding MarR family transcriptional regulator: MTVTNFHPRPEPVEVARVTSTAAELLEVLWGRASTAPASASQLRVLLILEHQEGINLRTLADHLASTPPSTSRLCDRLQAAGFVERELSRTDRREVRLHLSSRGRAFLTDLRARREETLRSVLERMSAGDRSALLTGLEAFCAVASEQIHGYDESSGSRTA, translated from the coding sequence GTGACCGTGACGAACTTCCACCCCCGCCCAGAACCCGTCGAAGTCGCGCGTGTGACCTCCACGGCCGCGGAACTGCTGGAAGTGCTGTGGGGCCGGGCTTCCACCGCTCCCGCCTCGGCGTCCCAGTTGCGCGTACTGCTCATTCTGGAACACCAGGAGGGCATCAACCTGCGGACGCTCGCGGACCATCTGGCCTCCACCCCGCCCTCGACCAGCCGGCTGTGCGACCGGCTGCAGGCGGCGGGGTTCGTCGAGCGCGAGCTGAGCCGTACCGACCGGCGCGAGGTGCGGCTGCACCTGAGCAGCCGGGGCCGGGCCTTCCTGACGGACCTGCGCGCCCGGCGCGAGGAGACGCTGCGCTCGGTGCTGGAGCGGATGTCGGCCGGGGACCGCAGTGCCCTGCTCACCGGCCTGGAGGCGTTCTGCGCGGTCGCGTCGGAGCAGATACACGGGTACGACGAGTCCTCCGGGTCCCGCACCGCCTGA
- a CDS encoding PP2C family protein-serine/threonine phosphatase: MAVERALRTAPPYALADTVRRELAGLYAAEAVEFLVADYGLTMLQPVTTPPHALPPVSLRNGPAGRAFGAQEPFLESLVDQRLRVQLPVTVHGDRVGVLTVTLPDTEDSRAALPELADIAQVLGHEVLVADRETDLYLQARRQDRLTLAAEMQWQLLPGHSCSLPEFDLGAQLEPAYAMHGDNYDWSSTADRLTLYVSNGMGEGIEAALLTNLAVNALRNARRAGIPLADQAALADQAVYAQYRGHRYLSVLMLDIDLATGRARVVDAGCPQLLRMRDGAVEHIGFEAQLPLGMFEETDYVPQELQVEPGDRLIFVSDGVYAVASPRGESYGDAALTRAIQATRLLPASEVPGAVLRELAEHRGTPAPDDDALVVCLDWHGR; this comes from the coding sequence ATGGCTGTCGAGCGGGCGCTGCGCACGGCACCTCCCTACGCCCTGGCCGACACCGTCCGCCGGGAGCTGGCCGGGCTCTACGCGGCCGAGGCAGTGGAGTTCCTCGTGGCCGATTACGGCCTCACCATGCTTCAGCCGGTGACCACGCCTCCGCACGCGCTGCCCCCGGTCTCCCTGCGCAACGGCCCCGCAGGCCGCGCCTTCGGCGCGCAGGAGCCCTTTCTGGAGAGCCTGGTCGACCAGCGGCTGCGGGTGCAGTTGCCGGTCACCGTGCACGGGGACCGGGTGGGTGTGCTCACCGTGACCCTGCCCGACACCGAGGACAGCCGCGCGGCCCTGCCGGAGCTGGCCGACATCGCCCAGGTGCTGGGGCACGAGGTGCTGGTCGCCGACCGCGAGACCGATCTGTATCTCCAGGCCCGGCGGCAGGACCGGCTCACCCTGGCCGCCGAGATGCAGTGGCAGCTGCTGCCCGGCCACTCCTGCTCCCTGCCCGAGTTCGACCTCGGGGCCCAGCTGGAACCGGCGTACGCCATGCACGGCGACAACTACGACTGGTCCTCCACCGCCGACCGGCTCACCCTGTACGTCTCCAACGGCATGGGCGAGGGCATAGAGGCCGCGCTGCTCACCAACCTCGCGGTCAACGCGCTGCGCAACGCCCGCCGGGCCGGCATCCCGCTCGCCGACCAGGCGGCCCTGGCCGACCAGGCGGTGTACGCCCAGTACCGGGGACACCGCTATCTGTCGGTGCTGATGCTGGACATCGACCTCGCCACCGGGCGGGCCCGGGTGGTGGACGCCGGCTGTCCGCAGCTGCTCCGGATGCGCGACGGCGCCGTGGAGCACATCGGCTTCGAGGCGCAGTTGCCGCTCGGCATGTTCGAGGAGACCGACTACGTGCCGCAGGAGCTCCAGGTGGAGCCCGGCGACCGGCTGATCTTCGTCAGCGACGGCGTGTACGCGGTCGCGTCACCCAGGGGCGAGTCCTACGGGGACGCGGCGCTGACCCGAGCCATCCAGGCCACCCGGCTGCTCCCGGCCTCGGAGGTGCCCGGCGCGGTCCTGCGTGAGCTGGCCGAGCACCGGGGCACCCCGGCGCCGGACGACGACGCGCTGGTCGTGTGCCTGGACTGGCACGGCCGCTGA
- a CDS encoding ATP-binding protein produces the protein MFTAHSQASSPADARRLAAAYLDAHCPGADAEAVQIVVSELVTNAVRHTPDGTWSLVLRREEGQLILEITDDSPELPSPRVDPPLDGRGGLGLGLVEKLSDHTAVEPTARGKTITAWWKLPTGHPSERPASEG, from the coding sequence ATGTTCACCGCACACTCCCAGGCATCGTCACCGGCCGACGCACGTCGGCTCGCGGCGGCGTACCTGGATGCGCACTGTCCCGGCGCGGACGCGGAGGCGGTGCAGATCGTCGTGAGCGAGCTGGTCACCAACGCCGTCCGGCACACTCCCGACGGCACCTGGTCGCTCGTCCTCAGACGGGAGGAGGGACAGCTAATCCTGGAGATCACCGACGACAGCCCGGAGCTGCCGTCCCCGCGCGTCGACCCGCCCCTGGACGGCCGAGGGGGTCTGGGACTGGGTCTGGTGGAGAAGCTCAGCGACCACACCGCCGTCGAGCCCACCGCGCGGGGCAAGACGATCACCGCCTGGTGGAAGCTGCCCACCGGCCATCCGTCGGAGCGTCCGGCCTCGGAGGGCTGA
- a CDS encoding MauE/DoxX family redox-associated membrane protein, which translates to MLSLTTGLLPLLLAGLLGWTGAAKALGPDVVVTAPKTALARLLSSSERAARVLRATGWAELLLAGALLAAPGSALPGAATALLGAGFLGYLGYGRARAPQATCGCSASEDTPVTWRAFARAALVLAGGLTAAVARRTWWGALGDRPAASAALLAVGALVLAALSADLDRRLLLPLRRLLLRVFGHPLTGRGGAPRVPVAASVELLEHSLAWHTTSPVVRSALLDHWESDGWRILHYSGVHGEGDTARPVAVLFALDATAGRDTPGDPVIRVSYVDADTGAPVAAEELRAAPARRSLRLVE; encoded by the coding sequence ATGCTGTCACTGACCACGGGACTCCTCCCGCTGCTGCTCGCCGGTCTGCTGGGCTGGACCGGCGCGGCCAAGGCCCTCGGCCCGGACGTCGTCGTCACGGCGCCGAAGACCGCGCTGGCCCGCCTGCTGAGCAGCAGCGAGCGGGCCGCCCGGGTGCTGCGGGCCACCGGGTGGGCCGAACTGCTCCTGGCCGGGGCCCTGCTGGCGGCACCCGGCAGCGCGCTGCCAGGAGCGGCCACCGCGCTCCTCGGGGCCGGATTCCTCGGCTACCTCGGCTACGGCCGGGCACGGGCCCCTCAGGCGACCTGCGGTTGCTCCGCGAGCGAGGACACACCGGTCACCTGGCGCGCCTTCGCCCGCGCCGCGCTCGTCCTCGCGGGCGGGCTCACGGCGGCGGTGGCCCGCCGCACCTGGTGGGGCGCGCTCGGGGACCGGCCGGCGGCCTCGGCCGCACTGCTGGCCGTGGGCGCGCTGGTCCTGGCCGCACTCTCGGCGGACCTGGACCGCCGGCTGCTGCTGCCGCTGCGCCGCCTCCTGCTGCGCGTGTTCGGCCACCCGCTCACCGGCCGGGGCGGGGCGCCACGGGTGCCGGTGGCCGCCAGCGTCGAACTGCTGGAGCACTCCCTGGCCTGGCACACCACGTCACCCGTGGTGCGCTCCGCGCTGCTGGACCACTGGGAGAGCGACGGCTGGCGCATCCTGCACTACTCCGGCGTCCACGGCGAGGGCGACACGGCCCGGCCGGTGGCGGTGCTGTTCGCCCTGGACGCCACGGCCGGCCGCGACACGCCCGGCGACCCGGTGATCCGCGTCAGTTACGTGGACGCCGACACCGGGGCCCCGGTGGCCGCCGAGGAACTGCGCGCGGCCCCGGCCCGCCGCTCGCTGCGCCTCGTCGAATAG
- a CDS encoding STAS domain-containing protein, which produces MIGLRGHLDPEELDSVEDATEDALVRWTGPLAFDLRQVGFCDSSLLNHLLRTARRRRVGVFGGDGTVRRLFELTGADSLLPSRPDLESLRPALSTLPRQARP; this is translated from the coding sequence GTGATCGGACTACGGGGCCACCTCGATCCCGAAGAACTCGACTCGGTGGAGGACGCCACCGAGGACGCCCTGGTCCGCTGGACCGGGCCGCTCGCGTTCGACCTGCGGCAGGTCGGCTTCTGCGACTCGTCGCTGCTCAACCATCTGCTGCGTACGGCGCGGCGCCGGAGAGTCGGCGTCTTCGGCGGTGACGGGACCGTGCGGCGCCTGTTCGAACTCACGGGAGCGGACAGCCTGCTGCCCTCACGACCCGACCTGGAGTCGCTCCGTCCCGCCCTGTCCACGCTGCCGCGTCAGGCGCGCCCGTGA
- a CDS encoding Dps family protein — MTSQTKDLTPKYTVPGLEREAAGKLIGLLRLRLHALNDLHLTLKHVHWNVVGPHFIAVHEMIDPQVDRVRDMADDVAERTAALGGVAQGTPGALVSERTWDDYSIGRGDAIAHLAALDVVYTGVIEGVRAAVKEAGEIDPATEDLLIEQLRDLEQFQWFVRAHLESARGTLATDDVHSEKEAAAKGAEMS, encoded by the coding sequence ATGACCAGCCAGACCAAGGATCTGACCCCGAAGTACACTGTTCCCGGCCTCGAACGTGAGGCGGCCGGCAAGCTCATCGGTCTGCTCCGCCTCCGTCTGCACGCGCTCAACGACCTCCACCTCACGCTGAAGCACGTGCACTGGAACGTGGTCGGACCGCACTTCATCGCCGTGCACGAGATGATCGACCCGCAGGTCGACCGGGTCCGGGACATGGCCGACGACGTCGCCGAGCGAACCGCCGCCCTCGGCGGTGTCGCCCAGGGCACGCCGGGCGCGCTGGTGTCCGAGCGCACCTGGGACGACTACTCGATCGGCCGGGGCGACGCCATCGCGCACCTCGCCGCGCTCGACGTGGTCTACACCGGTGTGATCGAGGGCGTACGCGCCGCGGTCAAGGAGGCGGGCGAGATCGACCCCGCCACCGAGGACCTGCTGATCGAGCAGCTGCGCGACCTGGAGCAGTTCCAGTGGTTCGTGCGGGCGCACCTGGAGAGCGCGCGGGGCACGCTCGCCACCGACGACGTGCACTCCGAGAAGGAGGCGGCCGCCAAGGGCGCCGAGATGAGCTGA
- a CDS encoding DUF5133 domain-containing protein yields the protein MLMAHPAVLQNLIEQYDALCVLRAQEGSAEVQRRMDDIAYTLCVVTGTRDIDAALIAARHRLPGAQPEDDSLLSGEQSQDESLLPA from the coding sequence ATGCTGATGGCCCACCCCGCCGTGCTGCAGAACCTGATCGAGCAGTATGACGCGCTGTGCGTCCTGCGGGCCCAGGAGGGCAGCGCCGAAGTGCAGCGGCGGATGGACGACATCGCCTACACCCTCTGTGTCGTCACCGGCACCCGCGACATCGACGCGGCCCTGATCGCCGCCCGTCACCGGCTGCCGGGCGCACAGCCCGAGGACGACTCCCTGCTGTCCGGCGAGCAGTCCCAGGACGAGTCCCTGCTGCCCGCCTGA
- a CDS encoding RlpA-like double-psi beta-barrel domain-containing protein, which yields MACGSTSLWAGETSWFCCGNSWGPCGSAGGGACGNCQSSAHHGAWPNASANCFSITRPDLCGENIPRRGCGSVMNVRHQCSGATVCITITDCGPRTKDWCGEATCCNGACRTNRVLDLTPAAFSAIGNLSSGKLPVYIYE from the coding sequence ATGGCTTGCGGATCGACCAGCCTCTGGGCCGGTGAGACCAGTTGGTTCTGCTGCGGCAACTCGTGGGGGCCCTGCGGCAGCGCCGGTGGCGGCGCCTGCGGCAACTGCCAGTCCAGCGCCCATCACGGCGCCTGGCCCAACGCCTCGGCGAACTGCTTCAGCATCACCCGCCCCGACCTCTGCGGCGAGAACATCCCCCGGCGCGGCTGCGGTTCGGTGATGAACGTCCGCCACCAGTGCTCCGGCGCCACGGTGTGCATCACCATCACCGACTGCGGACCCCGCACCAAGGACTGGTGCGGCGAGGCGACCTGCTGCAACGGCGCCTGCCGTACCAACCGCGTGCTCGACCTGACCCCGGCCGCCTTCTCGGCGATCGGCAACCTCAGCTCCGGCAAGCTCCCCGTCTACATCTACGAGTGA
- a CDS encoding PPOX class F420-dependent oxidoreductase — protein sequence MPAPLGDDLLALLRRAATCYIATTMPDGSPQLTQTWVDTDGEHVLINSVESHQKTRNIARDPRVAVAVADPADPSSYTQIRGRVVKVTTEGAVDHIEALAQRYLGGPYPWFGGRDQVRVIYVIEPERISAPRG from the coding sequence GTGCCCGCACCCCTCGGCGACGATCTGCTCGCGCTGCTGCGCCGCGCCGCCACCTGCTACATCGCCACGACGATGCCCGACGGCTCCCCTCAGCTCACCCAGACCTGGGTGGACACCGACGGCGAGCACGTCCTGATCAACAGCGTGGAGTCCCATCAGAAGACCCGGAACATCGCGCGTGACCCCCGGGTGGCCGTCGCGGTCGCCGACCCCGCCGACCCGTCGTCGTACACGCAGATCCGCGGCCGGGTGGTGAAGGTGACCACCGAGGGTGCGGTCGATCACATCGAGGCGCTCGCGCAGCGGTACCTCGGCGGTCCCTACCCGTGGTTCGGCGGGCGGGACCAGGTGCGCGTGATCTATGTCATCGAGCCGGAGCGGATCAGCGCCCCTCGCGGCTGA
- a CDS encoding cryptochrome/photolyase family protein, with the protein MTDRHWLFGDQLGPHFLTPGPDGPAHDAPVVLIEARSVFRRRRFHRAKAHLILSAMRHRAAELGDRVRYVRAETYREGLREAAGGGRVTVHHPTSRAALGLVRSLEKVRVLPARGFLFPQDAFRAWADGRGGHRLRQEDFYHWVRRELDLLMDGGEPAGGRWNHDHDNREPPPKGARTLDAPKPYRPREDEIDDEVRADLDRWEREEGITFVGRDGPRRFPATRREALAALRRFTGHRLAGFGPHEDAMLAADPVMSHSLLSSSLNLGLLDPAEVVHAAEHAWRSGEAPISSAEGFVRQVAGWREYVWQLYWYFGEDYRDRNALRARTPLPDWFLELDADAVTARCLSTALAQVRDTGWTHHIPRLMLLGSHALQQGWEPRAVTDWFHRCFVDGYDWVMLPNVVGMSQYADGGRMTTKPYTSGGAYIHRMSDFCGGCAYKPGDRTGERACPYTTGYWAFVHRHRDLLAANNRTSRAVQGLDRLGDVEEVLRTARERGDFPP; encoded by the coding sequence ATGACCGACCGGCACTGGCTGTTCGGAGACCAGCTCGGCCCCCATTTCCTCACCCCCGGCCCCGACGGACCCGCTCACGACGCCCCCGTGGTGCTGATCGAGGCGCGCTCGGTCTTCCGCCGCCGCCGCTTCCACCGGGCCAAGGCCCATCTGATCCTCTCCGCGATGCGCCACCGGGCCGCCGAACTGGGCGACCGCGTCCGGTACGTCCGCGCCGAGACCTACCGCGAGGGACTCCGCGAGGCGGCGGGCGGCGGCCGCGTCACCGTCCACCACCCCACCTCGCGCGCCGCGCTCGGCCTGGTCCGCTCGCTGGAGAAGGTGCGCGTGCTGCCCGCCCGGGGCTTCCTCTTCCCGCAGGACGCCTTCCGCGCCTGGGCCGACGGACGCGGCGGCCACCGGCTGCGCCAGGAGGACTTCTACCACTGGGTACGCCGGGAGCTGGACCTCCTCATGGACGGCGGCGAACCCGCCGGCGGCCGCTGGAATCACGACCACGACAACCGCGAACCCCCGCCGAAGGGCGCCCGCACCCTCGACGCGCCGAAGCCCTACCGGCCCCGCGAGGACGAGATCGACGACGAGGTCCGCGCCGACCTCGACCGCTGGGAGCGCGAGGAGGGCATCACCTTCGTCGGCCGGGACGGCCCGCGCCGCTTCCCCGCCACCCGCCGGGAGGCACTGGCCGCGCTGCGCCGATTCACCGGCCACCGGCTCGCCGGCTTCGGCCCGCACGAGGACGCCATGCTCGCCGCCGACCCGGTGATGAGCCACAGCCTCCTCTCCTCCTCCCTCAACCTCGGCCTGCTCGACCCGGCCGAGGTCGTCCACGCCGCCGAGCACGCCTGGCGCTCCGGCGAGGCGCCCATCTCCAGCGCGGAGGGGTTCGTCCGGCAGGTCGCGGGCTGGCGGGAGTACGTGTGGCAGCTCTACTGGTACTTCGGTGAGGACTACCGGGACCGCAACGCCCTCCGCGCCCGCACCCCGCTGCCCGACTGGTTCCTCGAACTCGACGCCGACGCCGTCACCGCGCGCTGTCTGTCCACCGCGCTCGCCCAGGTACGCGACACCGGCTGGACCCACCACATCCCGCGCCTGATGCTGCTCGGCAGCCACGCGCTCCAGCAGGGCTGGGAGCCGCGCGCGGTCACCGACTGGTTCCACCGCTGCTTCGTCGACGGCTACGACTGGGTGATGCTGCCCAACGTCGTCGGCATGTCCCAGTACGCCGACGGCGGCCGGATGACCACCAAGCCGTACACCTCGGGTGGGGCCTACATCCACCGGATGAGTGACTTCTGTGGTGGCTGCGCCTACAAGCCGGGGGACCGCACCGGGGAACGGGCCTGCCCGTACACCACCGGCTACTGGGCCTTCGTGCACCGCCACCGCGACCTGCTCGCCGCCAACAACCGCACCTCGCGGGCCGTCCAGGGCCTGGACCGGCTCGGTGACGTGGAGGAGGTGCTGCGCACCGCGCGCGAACGGGGCGACTTCCCGCCCTGA
- a CDS encoding GAF domain-containing SpoIIE family protein phosphatase: MTSSPGTPDSPQAGGVDVDTAWNNAPCPVLVVDADGTLIETNEAARRLIPLVPGDSITATAMPAWLAAADRTLRLAGTPVQAVSGEVAGRSFEAHPSACDDGIVVWWLLEDTDRRLAEQALRGERERAALLAEVSSALLSSLNVERCMTVTARMAAGHLADAAIIVAPAQGRRHPLTYARADGEVTQTQLPIDPRSVAGLAEALQGFPPVPARWIDPAELPGWAVPEGFDGPIGSVIVTPLPGHGVPAGVLILLRSSTHQAFSEGEEVFARLFAARAGVALSAARLYAEQRSITSTLMRELLPPRLERVHGVEYAGAYRAARDHERVGGDFYDVHPGTDADKETFVVLGDVAGKGLEAAVLTGKIRSVLHALLPLSADHQQVLSLLNGALLNSHHTRFATLVLASVTRRSGHVRLRLTSAGHLPPLIIRSDGRVEEAPTQGQLVGAMPDITSHSADVSLAPGETCLLYTDGITEASGGPLGDQFFGEERLRAALGPCARMPAEAVVERVQMLAAQWLGGGRHDDMASLAITNPAGGHGALHSVDGHHAGTARPKAVRR; the protein is encoded by the coding sequence GTGACTTCTTCTCCGGGTACACCCGATAGTCCGCAGGCCGGTGGTGTCGACGTCGACACGGCGTGGAACAACGCCCCCTGCCCCGTGCTGGTGGTCGACGCCGACGGGACCCTGATCGAGACGAATGAGGCGGCACGCCGCCTGATACCGCTTGTGCCGGGGGACTCCATCACGGCGACGGCGATGCCCGCGTGGCTGGCCGCCGCCGACCGCACGCTGCGTCTGGCGGGTACGCCGGTGCAGGCCGTCTCGGGCGAGGTGGCCGGCCGGAGCTTCGAGGCGCACCCCTCCGCCTGCGACGACGGCATCGTGGTGTGGTGGCTGCTGGAGGACACCGACCGCCGTCTCGCCGAGCAGGCGCTGCGCGGCGAACGGGAGCGTGCCGCCCTGCTCGCCGAGGTCTCCAGCGCCCTGCTGTCCTCGCTGAACGTCGAGCGGTGCATGACGGTCACCGCCCGGATGGCCGCGGGCCACCTCGCGGACGCGGCGATCATCGTCGCCCCCGCCCAGGGCCGCCGCCACCCGCTGACCTACGCGCGGGCGGACGGCGAGGTCACCCAGACGCAGCTGCCGATCGACCCGCGCTCGGTCGCCGGACTCGCGGAGGCCCTCCAGGGCTTCCCGCCGGTCCCCGCGCGCTGGATCGACCCGGCCGAGCTGCCCGGCTGGGCCGTGCCCGAGGGCTTCGACGGCCCGATCGGCTCCGTCATAGTCACCCCGCTGCCGGGCCACGGCGTGCCCGCCGGCGTACTGATCCTGCTGCGCTCCAGCACGCACCAGGCGTTCTCCGAGGGCGAGGAGGTCTTCGCCCGTCTGTTCGCGGCACGGGCCGGTGTGGCGCTGTCGGCCGCACGCCTGTACGCCGAACAGCGTTCGATCACCTCCACCCTCATGCGGGAACTCCTGCCGCCGCGCCTGGAGCGCGTGCATGGCGTCGAGTACGCGGGCGCCTACCGGGCGGCCCGGGACCACGAGCGGGTGGGCGGCGACTTCTACGACGTCCATCCCGGCACGGACGCGGACAAGGAGACCTTCGTCGTCCTCGGCGACGTGGCCGGCAAGGGGCTGGAGGCCGCCGTGCTGACCGGCAAGATCCGCAGCGTCCTGCACGCGCTGCTGCCGCTGTCCGCCGACCACCAGCAGGTGCTCTCCCTGCTCAACGGCGCGCTGCTCAACTCGCACCACACCCGGTTCGCCACCCTGGTGCTGGCCTCCGTCACCCGCCGCTCGGGCCATGTCCGGCTCCGGCTGACCAGCGCCGGTCATCTGCCGCCGCTGATCATCAGAAGCGACGGCCGGGTGGAGGAGGCTCCCACACAGGGGCAGCTCGTCGGCGCCATGCCCGACATCACCTCGCACAGCGCCGATGTGTCGCTGGCGCCGGGGGAGACCTGCCTGCTCTACACGGACGGCATCACGGAAGCCTCCGGCGGCCCGCTGGGCGACCAGTTCTTCGGCGAGGAGCGCCTGCGGGCGGCCCTCGGCCCGTGTGCCCGGATGCCCGCGGAAGCGGTCGTGGAGCGGGTGCAGATGCTCGCGGCGCAGTGGCTCGGCGGCGGCCGGCACGACGACATGGCCAGCCTCGCCATCACCAACCCGGCCGGCGGCCACGGTGCCCTGCACTCCGTCGACGGCCACCACGCCGGCACCGCCCGGCCCAAGGCGGTCCGCCGATGA
- a CDS encoding cobalamin B12-binding domain-containing protein encodes MTVGTGAAVDEREELSERLWTAVIAKDEAAAVREVFAAADAGAGRESLLLEVLGGVQRRVGVEWAADRISVAEEHAATAIIDRVIAALAHRVPAPAGDPARPRITVACVDGEWHVLPARLLAEVLTGRGWQVDFLGAHTTTPHLIAHLHATNPAATLLSASLPLHLPSAHTAVTAVQSVGIPVMVGGAAFGADGRYARLIGADAWAPDARAAAGLLADGLVRPESTPRQQVDDLPHLADQEYTLIKGNRSALVRQSLAELEARWPGMRAYTEAQRERTAEDLAHIVDFLATALYVDDAELFTGFVTWTAEILKARRVPPHSLRTGLDILAGELRDFPRALAFLKEAAEALPASSATRPRPGPGKTA; translated from the coding sequence ATGACCGTCGGCACCGGCGCGGCGGTGGACGAGCGCGAGGAGCTGTCCGAGCGGCTGTGGACGGCCGTCATCGCCAAGGACGAGGCGGCCGCCGTACGCGAGGTCTTCGCCGCTGCCGACGCGGGAGCGGGCCGGGAGAGCCTCCTGCTGGAGGTGCTCGGCGGGGTCCAGCGCCGGGTCGGCGTGGAATGGGCCGCCGACCGCATCAGCGTCGCCGAGGAGCACGCGGCCACCGCGATCATCGACCGGGTCATCGCCGCCCTCGCCCACCGGGTACCGGCCCCGGCCGGCGACCCGGCGCGGCCCCGGATCACGGTCGCCTGCGTGGACGGCGAATGGCATGTGCTGCCCGCCCGGCTGCTCGCCGAGGTGCTCACCGGGCGCGGCTGGCAGGTGGACTTCCTCGGCGCCCACACCACCACCCCGCATCTGATCGCGCACCTGCACGCCACCAACCCGGCGGCCACGCTGCTCTCCGCCTCGCTGCCCCTGCACCTGCCGAGCGCGCACACCGCGGTGACGGCCGTGCAGTCCGTCGGCATCCCCGTCATGGTCGGCGGCGCGGCCTTCGGCGCGGACGGCCGCTACGCGCGTCTCATCGGCGCCGACGCCTGGGCCCCGGACGCCCGCGCCGCCGCCGGGCTGCTGGCCGACGGCCTGGTACGCCCCGAGTCGACGCCACGGCAGCAGGTCGACGACCTGCCCCACCTGGCGGACCAGGAGTACACCCTGATCAAGGGCAACCGGTCCGCCCTCGTCCGGCAGTCCCTCGCGGAGCTGGAGGCGCGCTGGCCCGGCATGCGCGCGTACACCGAGGCGCAGCGCGAGCGCACCGCCGAGGACCTCGCGCACATCGTCGACTTCCTGGCCACCGCCCTCTACGTGGACGACGCGGAGCTGTTCACCGGCTTCGTCACGTGGACCGCGGAGATCCTGAAGGCCCGCCGTGTGCCCCCGCACAGCCTGCGGACCGGACTGGACATCCTGGCGGGGGAGCTGCGCGACTTCCCCCGTGCCCTCGCCTTCCTGAAGGAGGCCGCCGAGGCCCTCCCCGCGTCGTCCGCCACTCGACCCCGTCCCGGCCCAGGAAAGACCGCATGA